In Mytilus edulis chromosome 3, xbMytEdul2.2, whole genome shotgun sequence, the genomic window ataagatatcatcAGATACTttaataatatctaagataatagcaaaaaattgcaaaatttccataaaattactaactcaggggcagcaatcaAACAACTGGTTgtcggatttgtctgaaaatttcagggaagatatgTCTAAATCTGATGAACTTTTTTGccaccagtcagatttgctctaaatgcttcagtttcagagatattaaccaaaaactgcattttaccttaggccaattaaaattaattgatagattttcatccccgcccaccccgattttttttattttgaaaaaactatGATTTACGGATTTTGTTCATGTCCGTTACCGGTAACCATCGATAATatcgtttcattcaaaacttcctgtttcaaattttggTTTTGTATTTCTTCGAGTAATCTAACTGAAAAAAGTTGACATAttctgctctatgatgacaacatcatcatatacagagaatagagattgattacgagaagtgcatgaaatattcgggttacgagtaaAATGCAGTGTTCATGAACgcaaatcgcggtatgtcacaaatgattagaaaaccgtttttttttaaaatttatacaatgactttgtttcaggaaatttggactgtaaATTCAatgcaggggtgtggaaatatttgttgtgagcacttgtaCCCGGGCAAGTGAAACctaaaattttacttgtccggaaaTTTTTTTACTTGCCCTGAttatcccaataaatattgaagtatttcttgttgGCTAATATATGATTCGTACTTAGCACTGTTGTGCATCACAAATAAATGAAATCtatttgtttatatgtgtaaaaaattaggaaagtaggaaatgggttgacatcaatgggacagaaacctaacagcaaaccaaccaatgaaatgacatgtaaacatggtaaaggacaattttgcagcagtgtttgaataaaaattgtagccagtaggtacatatactaaatttgaggacagtgattgaagaaatgtaaactaaataatagataaactattgattttgtggtgtttctctcaactgacacacttggttttttcttcattatttagTATTGTCTTGATGGGCAATTAAAGCGTCCCTTTTATTTTCCCctttgacaacaaataatgttgacctttcatctataaataagacttcatctataaataagacaaaaacttaatttattttccgaATTTCCATAGATAGCCAGGGGCAATCTGATATCCACGATGTCTGAAATTCTCGCTtccgtttttgtttttaaatactgTGTCCTCCATTTGCATTTAAGGTTTTGTACTCGACTCATGactctttttgtcttgcttgcccacctttttattaagtatttatcaatctgaatctcgatacaaaatttaaagaaatgacacttccggtaaatgatggataaaacctaatCGACAATCCCGGGTCAATTgacaaagccaatgcaatgttacgcGACTCGGGTTCgcatactttttttaatttattttggtaATAGATCTATTTCCAGTATCATGTAAcatttatcgtcatgaacattgatgtttttacttgctgaacattggtttcttttacataaattaaacatctttatacgttttgaaattaattttatgtttttgttggatttgaactttgtcttgtatatttttttacttgtccacgggcaaccaagacaaaaataattacttgtccagTTGTTCAAATGAACgagtcgggcgagtcgggcatagcatttccacacccctgcaaTGATATCAAAAGCGCAAGAATCGTGAAACAGATTAGTccaaaaaacatgactggattaaagaaattgacacaagcacgaacttgttagatttatgacCATATATTGAGCTAAATAAAGTTGACAAACATTAATATTATAGCAAGCCTTTAGGTACCCATGGCTGTcgttttttgttgacaaacagcaaacaccctctaTCCCAATACCCTCATTAAACAACAACAagaggtccgagtacacagttatttcgtattgcatttcttttagacaataaatgaaaattaaaaaaatcccaccggcgctttctcaataatatttttacagtgtgttgtactacttttgggacaaattatatcaaaattatagaaagcTTCATCGCTCTTACTCAAAATatgggtcttgaaatcttttgacagcttccgaagtgctaattttttacccttttcagctggacctaatcactactttacattaatatttatgacccaaatttttttacagtgtcatttcaccccccaacttgctatatgaggcataaaacatggagaaataattttggaaggggtataataaaaattgacaagtaacacactgtctacactaaggactatatttgtggacaacgaaaatcaaaggacgataactgtgaaCTCGGACCAAGAGGGTATTAAACTCAGTTAGTTACaataaactaatcttccctgaggccctcaatTTGgcccaagtagtttcagaggagaagatttttgttaaagttaacgaCCACAGATTGCATTCGacggatgcaaagtgatgagtaaagctcacttggccctatgggtcaggtgagctaaaaatggaggGTTATGTGGTCATTTTTCAGATGACAAAACTGATTTTTCCTCTATTTTGAATGATTATCATGAGAAAGTTGCAAAAACAATGTATTATTTTGGAATGCATTATTATCTCccctctccccttgctactgaaATATAGGACAACAGAAATCAGCAACTTTGGAACAAAGTTCAAACCATTATGGAGGACATAAAGGAAGGTTAACTAAAAAAAATTTGCACTCAATATCTGACCAAATGATCACCAGCTTCATGACCTGGACTTTTTCTCTTAATTTTCCACTCTGCATGGCTGCgaagaaaagttttttttatttcttacctCCGTTATTTTGTGATCTCCAAACCAAAAGAGCCATGAATGACCAGGTTCTGCCTGTTTTCTCAGCACCATATAACCTTCTACGACAATGGCTGGCCACCAGCGCTGTCTTCCTAGCTTACCCCAAACTACTTGCCCAAAGTTTGAATCCTAAAAATCAGAAAACTCAtagaacaaaaaatgaaaaaataagattaaatattttaattcagttTGAAAGTAATGTTGATGATTAGCATTAAAATCATACCTACAAGAGATTACATGGTGGGAAAAGATTGGTTGATAATATAGAGACTCACTGAAACATGACatcaatttttcatttattttcaaactacaaAATAACAAGAAGCTGTCATAAccacagcaaaccggatttattaacatttatttgtgtcctgccaatatatcaagaaccattactgatgaatggtgcaagtgaaaatcgtcaatatcaaatttgacctccattttgtcatcagtatcaacatattaaaatttgaaaagcttatatataattagattgaatggttcatgagtaaatgcaacaacgtgaatggaaacgccattttacgatctttcaagaaccataactcctgaacggtaaaagtcaaaatcgtcattattcaacttgacctctattttgtcatcagtaacaacatttaaaaatttcaaaagctttggttgaatggttcatgagaaaatgcacggacacgactggaaacaccatttttcaatctttcaagaaccataactcctgaacagtaaaagtcaaaatcgtcattattgaacttgacctccattttgtcatcagtaacaacatattaaaatttgggaagctttggtagaacatttcatgtgtaaatgcacggacacgactggaaactccatttttcaatctttcaagtaccataactcctgaacggtaaaaatcaaaatcgccattattgaacttgaccttcatttagttgtcagtaacaacatattaaaattttaaagcatTGGTTGagcggttcatgagttaatgcacggacaacatttgattgccgcccgcttGCCTGCCCGATTGCCCGACCGCCTGGccacccgccgtacatccccaaatcaataactgacatttttgtcacaaaaatccggttaaaaaccaTTTGTCCTTTAAACCTTCAAACATTGGCAGCTAAATGATGAGCATTTTCTCACTAAACCATATGATAAATATCAATAAATCTTTAACTTGATCTGCAAGATATAACACAATACACCTCtcttaatattataaatttatatgtaaCACTAGTCAGATGAGGGTTGGATATGGTCATTAATCTGCATCTACTTGATCAGGACTTTGACCTTAATAAGTCAATTTTTTCATCCTCCACTTATTGTTATCAGAAATAGTAAGATTGACTACGACTAAATAAACCTGGTCTATGGACAAGACAATCTAGACGGTGCCAATACTTAAACTTTAAAGCAATGGGTTAAACAATGAcaagaaataataatttcattattttgCCTTTTCATAAATTAGATTACATTGTTACATTTAAAGACCAGGATCAACAAAACTTACATCAGATAATTTGTGATCTGTTCTTATTTCTAAGGTTGGATCAATTTCATGGTCTCCACTGGCCTTCTCATGCAATCTGGGCCTTCCACGTTTAGCTTTTTTACTCCTTTCATTCAATTCACTGTTTCCAGAACCAGAGTTTTGAGCATCTTTTGACTGTAATTTCTGAGGAGCAGGATTGACTTGAAATATCTCTGTCTTCTTAGGTTTTTGCCTTAATGAATCTTCCCATCCTGCTGCACCTCTTCCAATCTATAAGAAAATTCAAATGTGTCCATGGTCATATGAATACTAAAACAAATAATCCCACCAAGTATAAAAGCTTTATATCAAATGGTCTCTCAGAGTCTTGATGTGTTTCATACAGATGAAACACATGTACTCAAGGTAAAATTAGAAATCAAACAAATGAACCTCAAggccaaaatgaaaaaaatcttgagCTTAGGGTTTGCATGCCTTCCTTTAAGATTCTATTAGCTTTTTTTAGTAGTGAATCACAAAAGAGTTCCAGGTGATACTCTTGTAATCAAAGTAGAATAAGAAATTAGTTTTAGAACAAAAAGTTACCAATGATTTTATTGAAgtccaaaatgaaaaatatgtgtgCTTACTATTTCCCTACCTACCTTATCATTTACTAACAATCGATCCTATTTTTCTTCAAGTGCCCtaaacaatcatgacaatcacATTTTTTGTTGCATAAATAATTAGAAGTTGGTCAAGTGACATTTACAAGACAGAAAACCTTAGACCATAAGCCATTTGAAATATTCAGATTAGCTCTTAAACCTAATAAAGTGTAGGTAAACCAACAGTAGATGTGCTACAACAAATTAagctaaacaaaaacaaaccttTTCCAACTTCATATGTTTTTTTGCAGCTTTTTCCTTGATTCTACCAGCTATAAAATCTGTCATCTCTTCAATGTCTGCAGTATGCAGATTTACATCATGATGTTTCTCACTGTTCAATTCCACTTGGTTTTCATTGCTTAGACTAGAACATTCACTTATGAAACTATCATCATGCGGGGAGTTCTTGAATCCTGTGTTCATTACATTTCTACTTTCCTCAAAATCCACACTTTCTTGGTCTTCATCTCTTCTCTTCAAAATATTATCTATTTTTGTATCTAATCCATAAGTTGATATTTGACCTTCAAGATTGTTGTTGGTACCAAGGACATTGACACAATCTGGTTCCCCATTTAAATCTCCACCATCTCTGTTATTGCAATCAGAATCAGACCCAATACCAGATTCAATGTTATCGCTCTCGTCAACTTGTAACTCAACAATACCTTCCTCCACCTGAGATATTGCACCGTGGTTCCAATATACATCTTTATTAATGTCTTTTTCCTTTCCAGTTTTGTCTTCATTGTATACTTCAGCTACATCAGTTTTTGAACTCAATATTTCAGAACTTTCTACATCGATGTTTTCAGATTCCTTATCTTCCAGAAAAGCATTTCTTTCTTCACTTTTGTCATTTTCTATTGTTTGATCTAAAGCTGCTATTTCAGGTTGTTCATCAGAATAGTTATTTATGCATGCACCATTTTCATCTGAACTTATTTTTCTGAGTTTAAGGGGAGGTTCAgacattgatattttttcttctttagacCTTTTTCTCTTCATAATAATACAATTTTTCCTAATAATACGTCCAGTGACTGGTGGTGGGGCAGAAATGGTGGTTATTTTCTGTGAACTACGATTGACATCCGTGATACCTTCCGTGGTATGTTCAATGATATCCTTATTGGTCATTGATTCATGCTTTTCAACTTTTCCAAATTCTTGTTCCATGAAATGATGATTAAGTTGATCGTTCTTGCTCAAATTATTTGCAAACTGTGTGTCAAGCTTTTCTCCTGTCCTAAGTTTTTTCGTGCCTTTTTTATAAAACACAGTAGGAGCACAACTTCTAATATGCCTTGTTCTTGTCATTTCTTTCCCTTTATTTACCATTCTAGGTTTCTTAcgcttttgttttttaattttgccTTTCGTCATCTTTTCTGGTGTACTATTTATACCTGATGTACCTACTATATCACTTATATCAAGTTGTCCTAGTAATTCTTGTATCTGCTTATTTTGTGATTGACTAAGATTGGAATGCAGCCCTTGGACAGAACTATTTTCCTTCTGTTGAAATTTCTCCATTTCTCTCATGGATATATGAACTTCTGCCTCTACTGTTACTGTTGGTCTCAAAAGAGGAGGTAGGAGACTTTTAAAACAGTTGTTATCTAGTGAAACATCAGGTTCTTGTAATTCTAAGATTGGAGACATACTATTTAAATGTGTATGTGAATCACTGCTAGCATTGTTATTTTCAGATCCTTTCATATCATCACTCCCTCCTATGGAAAATACATCTCCCTGATGCTGTCCAcactttttgattttgttttgtttatttctgttttgGCCTGAATCTTCTTTTTGATCGAAAGTATAACATGGTTTTTTATGTGGATTTTGTATGGCTATTGAATTGTCACCATTTTTACcacatgttttattattattattgcaatCCTCTTTTGGAGAAACAAAGGACTTTTTCTTCAATAAATTTTCATGTTGCCATCTTTTGTAGGAAGCAACTCCTTCTAACATGGCATTATTTGAACAGTTACTGGATTTTTCTATCCCTTCCTTACCTGTTTCAATAGGACTGCCTGCAATCAAATTTGTATTCTTATGAACAGTTTCACTATTGTCTgtattcatgtttttcttttgtttagcATTTTTCTTTATCTTACTCTCCACATTTAATAATGCCTTTTTGTTGTTATCATTGTGCAGCTTTTTCGACAATTGATTTACAGATTTACCCTTAACATTTTTCTTAATCTTACTCTCCACATTTATTAATTCCTTTTTGTTGTTATCATTGTGCTGCTCTTTCCAAGATTGACTTTCAGATTTGCTCTTCACTGTTTTTATAGATGCAGATAACAACGGTACAAACTTTTGAACTTCTGGCTCTTTGGTAACAGTTTCGTTAGTCATCTTCTTGGCATCTTCAACTGTTTCTTCAAGTACATCCCTATCATGAAGATCATCTTCGACTATCTTACTATTCAAGTTACAAGAAACATTACCCAGATTTTCTGTTCTTTCTTCATGACAAGATACATTATCTTGATTTTCTGCTCTTTCTTCATGACAAGATACATTATCTTGATTTTCTGCTCTTTCTTCATGGCAAGATACATTATCTTGATTTTCTGTTCTTTCTTCATGACAAGATACATTATCTTGATTTTCTGCTCTTTCTTTATCAAACTCACAAGATTCCTCTGTGTTAGATACTACTTCTGTTTCTAGTGAAGAAAGAGCAATCATAGGACTACTTTCCTCTGTGTTAGATATTACTTCTGTTTCTAGTGAAGAAAGAGCAATCATAGGACTACTTTCCTCTGTGTTAGATGCTACTACTTTTTCTAGTGAAGAAAGAGCAATCATAGGACTACTTTCCTCCGTGTTAGATGCTACTAATATTTCAAGTGAAGGGAGAGCAATCTTAGGACTATCTTGTTTAACTGTATCAGAATTTACATGATAGGAACTATTATTATTTCTCtcttccatacattttttttgttctgCAAGTCCTTGGCAAACCTCTATATCAGACACACATGATTTATCAGTGATGTCCTGTGTATTTACTGTAGATTTTGTCCCTATGCCCAAACTGGCATGTGACAGAATGTTTGTTTTAcgattttcaatgattttcttaTATTCTCGAATAACTGCAGCACTATTTAGAGATGAACTAACATCATTATCAGTGAGAGTATTTGATATCTCGTCAATGCCATTTCTAACTTTTTGTCTACACCATGATTGTTCAGAAATTTTATCATGAACCTCCACGGTTGATTCCAAATTTTTGAATGAACTCTGACCTTTCTGGGGATCTACATTAAAGAATGAAGAGCAAGATGGTAGAATATTCTCTCCAGACGTTTCACTACTCTTGTGTTTAGTCTCTTGGTTTGCATTAATATTGGATTGTGCTGTCCTACCTGTAGTCCTCTGTATAACATGGGCCCTACCTCTAGGTGCAGTTTTCCTCAAAGGAATTCTATGAAACAGTCTTTGTGTGAATGGCTCTGAAAATAAATACAGTGTTgagaatttatttcaaaattattaatcTGGGGTTAAGGTTTTTTTTCCCTAAGAAAAGTCCATTGAATCTTTAAATATTACACAATGTCTTAtgtgtatggcaagccgttttacttcaagatatctcctataatatataagatatctcatatgatatttttaagatatcttatataatccagtttttataagatatctcatataatttataagatatctcatataattttctttataagatatcttatattatatgagatatcttatatgttttataagatatcttatataaaaattatttataagatatctcctaaaatttataagatatcttatataaataatTGCATTGAAAATCTTTTAAATATAAGACGTGTACTGAACCAATCCAATGAACCATGCAGAGGCTTAATTGATCTGTATTGGTACATATGAATGTTTGATTAATTGAATTCCTTCATAGATTTAAATGATTATAATCACATATCTAGTCTATTATTATTTGATACACCTGTTGTTTCGGTTTAGGCTTTTGGCCAAGGCATTCCTCATCAGGTACCCCTAACctgtattttttatgccccacctacgatagtagaggggcattatgttttctggtctgtgcgtccgtccgtctgttccgcttccggttaaagtttttggtcaaggtagtttttgatgaagttgaagtccaatcgacttcaaacttagtatacatgttccctatgatatgatctttttcattttaatgccaaattagagggtttaccccaatttcacggtccactgaacatagaaaatgatagtgcgagttgggcattcgtgtactggggacacattcttgttaagtcTAGTTTTAATGATTGTATGCATTAGATACTGAATAATATTACTGGGGCACGACTCCTGGCGTATTCCTAGATTTTCAAAGTATGGTTTACAGTATTAGCTTTGTTTTATTCAATGAATTATCCGAGTTTTGATGATGTAAGCATGTCCTTCGAGCTATTTTGCTTCTTGTAGGCTATAATGGGTGGTCTCGGAAAAAGCTGTTTAGCAGTTTTGTCTTTTTCAATAATGTGCCAGTGCTTTCTTATGAACTTGCCTAGTTGTTAGGCAAAATCTAGGAAAATCTAGGAATACGCCAGGTGTCATGACCCAGTTATATTATTCAATATCTAATGTATACAATCATTAAAACTAGACTTAAAAAATACGGGTTAGGGGTACCTGATGAGGAATGCCTTGGCCAAAAGCCTAAACCGAAACAACAGGTGTATCAAATAATATTAGACTAGACATGTGATTATAATCATTTAAATCTACGAAGAGATTCAATTAATCAAACATTCATATGTACCAATACGGATCAATTAAGCCTCTGCATGGTTCATTGGATTGGTTCAGGACAcgtcttatatttaaaattattttaaaataatggtTGAAGTCgcgtttataagatatctcatataattttctttataagatatcttataaagtatataagatatcttataaactatataagatatatcaTAAAGTACCcggtatataagatatcttataaactatatgagatatcttataaagtttattagatatcttgaagttagaataaatagtaaaacggcttgcaaTATATGTGCCACCATTTacatacataaaaaatatgaaacttttgCTCTCAACAATATTCTAGGAACTCCAACTATATAACCATATGTGTTTTCTTATGTTATAATtgacatattttgtaatttgtttaagCAAATGAATAATATGAGTAAAATTAGAAATGATAGACTGGACTATAATTCACAAACGTCAACTAAAATCTGGAAAACTATATACAAAATCCTTTTGTTTAGGttctttaacaggttcattagtTTGAAAGGTTCATAACTATGTACAGTTAAAGGGCAAATGAATAGTTTTTCAAGAGCATaacagtctgcacggttagccactagtccgatgccccagactagtaaaatttcattcggactagtaagtttttgcaaaactttgtttaaccaaataagaaaaatgtcaaaatattggtctttggactagtagttgaaaaagtttttggtgcagactggcataaacttttattttcatgacAATAACTCCTTCAAGGTATCAACAGACAGTTTGGGTCATAAAGAAATATCTCTGATCTTCAGTGCTGTCTAATATGAATGTTTTTTCCGGGtaagaaacattaaaaatattctaaataagtTCTTTCAGAAAAGAATCATATCACATTACCAGGAGAAGGGTTGTACCGTCATCTAGTGATGGCATTTGATCATATGAACCTTTGGGCAATTAAATGGTACCTTTTGGTGACATGTCATCAACTCTGTATGTAGAATTATTTTCTCCTTGTTCTGATTCTTGAATAGATCTTGTCTTTTTTTCTTCCTGAATGTCATCTCCATCCATTAAAACCTCTGGAAGTACAGGATCTTTGGACAGAATACTCTGGTAGAGTCCCATGTCATCAGTGGATAGCCTAGAAGCTATATATAACAAGTTTGGTGAAGTCTCCTCTGTCTGTACAGATATCTCTCTGACCGAAGAATTGTCTTCTGTAAACACAAAATATCAACTGCAGTGCTTTAAATAACACAGAAAAGACAAGTTTTTGAATATGCACAAACTATTCTACatgtaaaatctttaaaaatgcaAACTACAGTGAATTCAGAATTATTGCATACATTTATTTTCAGATAACATGGAAATACTGATCCAGATATTgttaaatgaaatatagtttttgaTACCATTTGAAATTATGGATTGTAtttggaccataatttgctattgggctccgtttcctataactaaagaaaagtgataaaatttgaattactgtaagaaaagttgtaactacatctaaagatgccattatttttattaacatacaagtgtatgctactcttccctagaaaaatcaaagcgcgaaagcgctgtaaaggcagttaattacaggttgtgtgtatttctagtccagttatatcattatcttccatagaacagaggtggtttgtagtatttaagatttagagttctcttgtacctagttcacctatatctatagtctactgtttacagtatattttctgtacctcgccatgaaatgcatttttaagacataagaacttttcctttttaatgtaaataaaactatttttaattattgattatatacacatattcaattactcctatcctatgaaaaataattcacaaagattgactagtctccgttctgtgtgtattgctagaacatcaagtaacataatggttaatgtacatagtaacatgtcaactcttttgaagacagaacttttttaaaattctccctccaagcaaaattatttttcagtataaacatgataaagttatctacctgtattaatgacctagagactctcaagagcctgtgtcgctcaccttggacggtctatgtgcatattaaacaacggacacatataaaatgacaaattgtgtttttgatgatggggatgtgtttgtagatctttctttactgaacattcttggtgctacaaatatctctatctataataaacatggctcagtatttacagttgaaaatattttttaaaaattaacaaaaaatacaaaaatttatgaaaattgttaaaaattgactataaagggcaataactctttaaggggtcaacttaaaattttggtcatattgacttatttgtagatcttactttgcagaacattattgctgtttacagtttatctctatctataataatatttaagataataaccaaactctgcaaaatttccttcaaattactaatttgggggcagcaatccatcaacgggttgtcagatttgtctgaaagttcctgggcagatagatcttcactgaagagacaatttcaccctatgtcagatttgctctaaatgctttggtttcagagttataagccaaaatctacattttacctgtatgttctatttttggccatagtggccatctcagttggttgaccgggtctaaccacacattttttaaattagataccgcaatgatgattttgggtaagtttggttaaacttggcacagtagtttcagagaagattttttgtaaaagtttatggacgacgaaaccaagtgatgagtcaggtcaggtgagctaaaaaggagtttttaatcaaggtaacaatgacatctggtggccataaaagctgtctcattagcattttaaccacttcccatatttgcttttaagacaatagaagaaaattattcaatgcaaaaacaaaacttacttgtaaatatgaaattctctttaaagtatgagtttttctcattgttggagattgtacagtagcacagtcctgtaactgcttatacccatttcttatcccctttagtttgataaactcacagaatatcatatatttacattgtgccacatctccttatttttatatgcattacaataacatgaacaattgtaattcaaatctatatatcaaagcaaaatgaatttcactactttcattcatgcatcctttggaaaaatataagttctaaaatgacacaatatatgtttatttatataaaaataatatttagttttcgactcttaacacaaaaataatatttagttttcgactcttaacaggtatagacaagaatgtgtccccagtacacgaatgccccactcgcactatcattttccatgttcagtggaccgtgacattggggtaaaaactctaatttggcattaaaattaaaaagatcatatcatagggaacatgtgtaccaagtttgaagtcgattggacttcaacttcatcaaaaactaccttgaccaaaaactttaacctgaagagggacagacggacggacgaacggacgcacagaccagaaaacataatgcccccctactatcgtaggtggggcataaaaatgcacagctgtgtcatgatttgtgaaatctgtgctgaaaacataggcatttatggtgtttgagtaattccatctgtgaagctcaacattagctcgtcagttggtggtggacagttataaatctttcctgcaggatgaatgtacatctgttcaggaaaaccaatttcacaaatcaaaactttcctctagatttctcctacaatattcatccagtttagttcttttggtttaacgggacaccg contains:
- the LOC139517271 gene encoding putative leucine-rich repeat-containing protein DDB_G0290503 isoform X1, coding for MKKKGVKRDKSKSIKQNRTEDNSSVREISVQTEETSPNLLYIASRLSTDDMGLYQSILSKDPVLPEVLMDGDDIQEEKKTRSIQESEQGENNSTYRVDDMSPKEPFTQRLFHRIPLRKTAPRGRAHVIQRTTGRTAQSNINANQETKHKSSETSGENILPSCSSFFNVDPQKGQSSFKNLESTVEVHDKISEQSWCRQKVRNGIDEISNTLTDNDVSSSLNSAAVIREYKKIIENRKTNILSHASLGIGTKSTVNTQDITDKSCVSDIEVCQGLAEQKKCMEERNNNSSYHVNSDTVKQDSPKIALPSLEILVASNTEESSPMIALSSLEKVVASNTEESSPMIALSSLETEVISNTEESSPMIALSSLETEVVSNTEESCEFDKERAENQDNVSCHEERTENQDNVSCHEERAENQDNVSCHEERAENQDNVSCHEERTENLGNVSCNLNSKIVEDDLHDRDVLEETVEDAKKMTNETVTKEPEVQKFVPLLSASIKTVKSKSESQSWKEQHNDNNKKELINVESKIKKNVKGKSVNQLSKKLHNDNNKKALLNVESKIKKNAKQKKNMNTDNSETVHKNTNLIAGSPIETGKEGIEKSSNCSNNAMLEGVASYKRWQHENLLKKKSFVSPKEDCNNNNKTCGKNGDNSIAIQNPHKKPCYTFDQKEDSGQNRNKQNKIKKCGQHQGDVFSIGGSDDMKGSENNNASSDSHTHLNSMSPILELQEPDVSLDNNCFKSLLPPLLRPTVTVEAEVHISMREMEKFQQKENSSVQGLHSNLSQSQNKQIQELLGQLDISDIVGTSGINSTPEKMTKGKIKKQKRKKPRMVNKGKEMTRTRHIRSCAPTVFYKKGTKKLRTGEKLDTQFANNLSKNDQLNHHFMEQEFGKVEKHESMTNKDIIEHTTEGITDVNRSSQKITTISAPPPVTGRIIRKNCIIMKRKRSKEEKISMSEPPLKLRKISSDENGACINNYSDEQPEIAALDQTIENDKSEERNAFLEDKESENIDVESSEILSSKTDVAEVYNEDKTGKEKDINKDVYWNHGAISQVEEGIVELQVDESDNIESGIGSDSDCNNRDGGDLNGEPDCVNVLGTNNNLEGQISTYGLDTKIDNILKRRDEDQESVDFEESRNVMNTGFKNSPHDDSFISECSSLSNENQVELNSEKHHDVNLHTADIEEMTDFIAGRIKEKAAKKHMKLEKIGRGAAGWEDSLRQKPKKTEIFQVNPAPQKLQSKDAQNSGSGNSELNERSKKAKRGRPRLHEKASGDHEIDPTLEIRTDHKLSDDSNFGQVVWGKLGRQRWWPAIVVEGYMVLRKQAEPGHSWLFWFGDHKITEVSRERIVPFVANFTRMYEGKTIGNLFKHGVEEAIKVCAERCNYNDSTNQLLDWASKGFLEENTSSPFDSSVFLPSKEKPLSDFVLEAISELRSTMRRNIDDSDDENDNLKPSDQGDALDEVKSKERKLEEICISCNDITQEVIHQHPLFVGGLCKECKQELIESFFAVGEDGTGMFCIVCSSGGKLFVCEESECNNVYCLECIRLFVGEDHVEKIKQADPWKCFLCRPYSLETHGYLMPKTDWMRNILRLYNAGYQVQEQDLSYLLVGEKKKLRVLSLFDGIGTGKVILDSLGLDVEVYYTSEIDQDSLLVTSFHYGDTVTPIGDVTKLTEEKLKEISPIDLVIGGSPCNDLSLANPVRKGFSDFSSTALLFFDYFRILRYVQNLSDGHHVFWLYENVASMRREYSDVISRFLQCQPALWDAKYFSAQARPRYFWGNIPGMYSTPDLSDIKLTADLDDILSNKCNRKATVKIIRTVTTRQNSLKQGKNDAFFPVTMNGKDDIIWISELERVFGFPDHYTDVGNIPVTKRRQMIGRAWSIPVVKKILNTLTDFFAVRNVEESPKV